One window of the Enterobacter huaxiensis genome contains the following:
- a CDS encoding DUF2884 domain-containing protein, which yields MRKTLLAVALLAIGSTAHAEYKCSVTPRDDVVLSPQTVQVKGENGNLVITPDGNVTFNGKQQNLTAAQREQAKDYQAELRTALPWINDGALTRVDKSRVALDKIITKEVGESSNMRTRLTKLDKQLKEQMNRIIENRTDGLTFHYKAIDEVRADGQQLVNQAMGGILQDSINEMGAQAVLKGGGNPLQGVLGSLGGLQTSIQNEWKNQEADFQQFGKDVCKRVVSLEDSRKALVGTLK from the coding sequence ATGCGCAAAACGTTGCTGGCTGTTGCTTTACTGGCAATCGGATCCACCGCCCATGCGGAGTATAAATGTAGCGTCACCCCGCGTGACGACGTGGTGTTAAGCCCGCAAACCGTGCAGGTGAAAGGCGAGAACGGCAATCTGGTGATTACGCCGGATGGCAACGTGACGTTTAACGGCAAACAGCAAAACCTGACCGCCGCTCAGCGCGAGCAGGCGAAGGATTATCAGGCCGAGTTACGCACCGCACTGCCGTGGATTAACGACGGCGCGCTGACGCGCGTTGATAAAAGCCGCGTGGCGCTGGACAAAATCATCACCAAAGAGGTGGGTGAAAGCAGCAACATGCGCACCCGCCTGACCAAGCTGGACAAGCAGCTGAAAGAGCAGATGAACCGCATCATCGAGAATCGCACCGACGGCCTGACGTTCCACTATAAGGCGATTGATGAAGTGCGTGCCGACGGCCAGCAGCTGGTGAATCAGGCGATGGGCGGTATCCTGCAGGACAGCATCAACGAGATGGGCGCGCAAGCCGTACTGAAAGGCGGCGGTAACCCGCTGCAGGGCGTGCTGGGCAGCCTGGGCGGGCTGCAGACGTCGATTCAGAACGAGTGGAAAAATCAGGAAGCTGATTTCCAGCAGTTTGGCAAAGACGTGTGTAAACGCGTGGTGTCGCTGGAAGATAGCAGGAAGGCGCTGGTGGGGACGCTGAAGTAA
- the yggU gene encoding DUF167 family protein YggU, with protein sequence MSAVSTCADGLVLRLYIQPKASRDSIVGLHGDELKVAITAPPVDGQANAHLTKYLAKQFRVAKSQVIIEKGELGRHKQVKILNPQSIPTEVAALTEQD encoded by the coding sequence ATGAGTGCAGTAAGCACCTGCGCCGACGGGCTGGTTTTACGGCTGTACATTCAGCCGAAAGCCAGCCGGGACTCTATAGTTGGACTGCATGGCGACGAGCTAAAAGTCGCCATCACCGCGCCACCGGTTGACGGCCAGGCCAATGCGCATCTGACCAAATATCTGGCCAAACAGTTTCGCGTTGCCAAAAGCCAGGTCATCATTGAAAAAGGTGAACTTGGGCGGCACAAACAGGTAAAAATCCTCAATCCGCAATCTATCCCGACGGAAGTCGCGGCTCTGACAGAACAGGACTAA
- the trmB gene encoding tRNA (guanosine(46)-N7)-methyltransferase TrmB, translating into MKNDVISPEFDENGRPLRRIRSFVRRQGRLTKGQQHALDNYWPVMGVEFTEQPVDFANLFGREAPVTLEIGFGMGTSLVAMAKARPEQNFLGIEVHSPGVGACLATAQEEGVENLRVMCHDAVEVLHKMIPDNSLNMVQLFFPDPWHKARHNKRRIVQAPFAELVKSKLKLGGVFHMATDWEPYAEHMLEVMSSLDGYKNQSESNDYVPRPDSRPVTKFEQRGHRLGHGVWDLMFERVK; encoded by the coding sequence ATGAAAAACGACGTCATTTCACCGGAATTTGATGAAAACGGTCGCCCGCTGCGCCGTATTCGCAGCTTTGTCCGCCGTCAGGGCCGCCTGACAAAAGGGCAGCAACACGCGCTGGACAACTACTGGCCGGTGATGGGCGTTGAGTTCACTGAACAGCCTGTCGACTTTGCCAACCTGTTTGGCCGCGAAGCGCCCGTTACGCTGGAGATCGGCTTCGGCATGGGCACCTCGCTGGTGGCGATGGCAAAAGCGCGCCCTGAGCAGAACTTCCTCGGTATTGAAGTGCACTCGCCGGGCGTGGGCGCATGCCTGGCAACGGCGCAGGAAGAGGGCGTTGAGAACCTGCGCGTGATGTGCCACGACGCGGTGGAAGTGCTGCACAAAATGATTCCTGACAATTCTTTGAACATGGTTCAGCTCTTTTTCCCTGACCCGTGGCACAAAGCACGTCATAATAAACGCCGTATCGTTCAGGCGCCGTTTGCCGAGCTGGTGAAAAGTAAGCTTAAACTGGGCGGCGTCTTCCACATGGCGACCGACTGGGAACCTTATGCGGAACATATGCTGGAAGTCATGTCGTCGCTGGACGGGTATAAAAACCAGTCTGAAAGCAATGACTATGTACCGCGTCCGGACTCACGTCCGGTGACAAAATTTGAACAGCGTGGCCATCGTCTTGGCCACGGCGTATGGGACTTAATGTTCGAGAGGGTGAAATAA
- a CDS encoding YggT family protein, with protein sequence MKTLTFLLSTVLELYTMALLLRVWMQWARCDFYNPFSQFVVKITQPVVGPLRRIIPAMGPIDSSSLLVAFILSVIKAIVLFMVITFQPIIWIAAVLILIKTIGSLIFWVLLVMAIMSWVSQGRSPVEYALIQLTEPLLRPIRNLLPSMGGIDFSPMILVLLLYVANMGIAELLQATGNMLLPGLWMAL encoded by the coding sequence ATGAAGACGTTGACTTTCCTGCTCTCAACGGTGCTTGAGCTGTATACGATGGCGCTTTTGCTGCGCGTCTGGATGCAGTGGGCCCGCTGTGATTTTTACAATCCGTTCTCGCAGTTTGTCGTAAAAATTACGCAACCTGTCGTTGGGCCGCTGCGCCGCATTATTCCGGCAATGGGTCCTATCGATAGCTCCTCGCTGCTGGTCGCCTTTATTCTTAGCGTTATCAAGGCGATCGTGCTGTTTATGGTTATCACCTTCCAGCCCATTATCTGGATTGCTGCCGTTCTGATCCTGATTAAAACCATCGGGTCACTGATCTTCTGGGTGCTGCTGGTGATGGCGATCATGAGCTGGGTGAGCCAGGGACGGAGTCCGGTGGAATATGCCCTGATCCAGCTGACTGAACCGCTGCTGCGCCCGATTCGCAACCTGCTGCCTTCAATGGGCGGGATCGACTTCTCCCCGATGATCCTGGTGCTGCTGCTGTATGTGGCCAATATGGGGATTGCCGAGCTGTTGCAGGCCACTGGCAACATGCTGCTGCCGGGGCTGTGGATGGCGCTATGA
- the mutY gene encoding A/G-specific adenine glycosylase translates to MQASQFSAQVLDWYDKYGRKTLPWQIEKTPYKVWLSEVMLQQTQVATVIPYFERFMARFPTVTDLANAPLDEVLHLWTGLGYYARARNLHKAAQQVATRHNGKFPETFDEVADLPGVGRSTAGAILSLSLGKHFPILDGNVKRVLARCYAVDGWPGKKDVEKRLWEISEEVTPAKGVERFNQAMMDLGAMVCTRSKPKCELCPVNNICVAYANHSWAQYPGKKPKQTLSERTGYMLLMQNGDEVFLAQRPPSGLWGGLYCFPQFENEDLLREWLKQRGIAADTLTQQTAFRHTFSHFHLDIVPMWLPVSSFTSCIDEGTALWYNLAQPPSVGLAAPVERLLQQLRAGAMV, encoded by the coding sequence ATGCAAGCCTCTCAATTTTCAGCCCAGGTGCTGGACTGGTACGACAAATACGGGCGAAAAACCCTGCCCTGGCAAATTGAAAAAACGCCCTACAAAGTATGGCTCTCCGAGGTGATGCTGCAACAAACGCAGGTTGCCACGGTCATTCCTTACTTCGAGCGTTTTATGGCGCGCTTCCCGACGGTCACCGATCTGGCAAACGCGCCGTTAGACGAGGTGCTGCACCTGTGGACAGGCCTGGGCTATTACGCCCGCGCGCGCAATCTGCACAAGGCCGCGCAGCAGGTCGCCACGCGCCATAACGGCAAATTCCCGGAAACCTTCGACGAGGTAGCCGATCTCCCCGGCGTCGGGCGCTCCACCGCTGGCGCAATCCTCTCCCTGTCTTTAGGCAAACATTTCCCGATCCTCGACGGCAACGTGAAGCGCGTGCTGGCACGCTGCTACGCCGTCGACGGCTGGCCGGGGAAGAAGGACGTTGAAAAACGTCTTTGGGAAATAAGTGAAGAGGTCACCCCGGCGAAAGGCGTGGAGCGTTTTAACCAGGCGATGATGGATCTCGGCGCGATGGTCTGCACGCGCTCAAAACCCAAATGCGAGCTCTGCCCGGTGAATAATATTTGCGTGGCGTATGCCAACCATTCGTGGGCGCAATACCCGGGCAAAAAGCCGAAGCAGACGCTGTCGGAGCGCACCGGATACATGCTGCTGATGCAAAACGGTGACGAGGTGTTTCTCGCCCAGCGTCCGCCGAGCGGCCTGTGGGGTGGTCTATACTGCTTCCCACAGTTTGAAAATGAAGATTTGCTGCGGGAATGGCTCAAACAGCGCGGGATTGCCGCCGATACCCTCACGCAGCAGACGGCGTTTCGCCACACCTTTAGCCATTTCCACCTGGATATTGTGCCAATGTGGCTTCCCGTGTCCTCCTTCACCTCCTGCATAGATGAAGGAACCGCTCTCTGGTATAACTTAGCGCAACCGCCATCAGTCGGACTGGCGGCTCCCGTGGAGCGCCTGTTACAACAATTACGTGCCGGTGCAATGGTTTAG
- the ruvX gene encoding Holliday junction resolvase RuvX yields MSGTLLAFDFGTKSIGVAVGQRITGTARPLTALKASDGTPDWNLIERLLKEWQPDDVIVGLPLNMDGTEQPLTARARKFANKIHGRFGVSVKLHDERLSTVEARAGLFEHGGFRALNKGSVDSASAVIILESYFEQGY; encoded by the coding sequence ATGAGCGGAACGCTTCTGGCCTTCGATTTCGGCACCAAAAGCATCGGCGTCGCCGTGGGTCAACGCATCACGGGCACAGCGCGCCCGTTGACGGCGCTAAAGGCCAGCGACGGCACGCCTGACTGGAACCTTATCGAACGCCTGCTGAAAGAGTGGCAGCCAGACGACGTGATCGTCGGGTTACCGCTGAACATGGACGGCACAGAACAGCCGCTCACCGCCCGCGCGCGCAAGTTCGCTAACAAAATTCACGGCCGCTTTGGCGTATCGGTCAAACTGCACGACGAGCGTCTGAGCACCGTCGAGGCGCGCGCTGGCCTGTTTGAGCACGGCGGCTTTCGGGCGCTGAACAAAGGCAGCGTGGATTCAGCCTCTGCCGTCATCATCCTCGAAAGCTATTTCGAACAGGGTTACTGA
- a CDS encoding endonuclease domain-containing protein, with amino-acid sequence MEITRSYAKQLRRELTKEERRLWYLLRSRRFENHKFRRQHPVGHYILDFACCSARLAVELDGGQHDEKQEYDRQRTLWLNRKGWYVIRFWNNELWDNEEAVLARILEILQMLQPSPRPSP; translated from the coding sequence ATGGAAATTACTCGTTCATACGCAAAACAGCTCAGACGTGAGCTGACAAAAGAAGAAAGACGGCTTTGGTATTTACTTCGCAGCCGCCGTTTCGAAAATCATAAATTTCGCCGACAGCATCCGGTTGGTCACTACATTCTGGATTTCGCCTGCTGCTCGGCTCGTCTGGCCGTTGAGCTGGATGGTGGGCAACATGATGAAAAGCAGGAATACGATCGTCAAAGGACGCTCTGGCTAAATCGAAAAGGCTGGTACGTCATTCGTTTCTGGAACAACGAACTCTGGGATAACGAAGAGGCGGTGTTAGCAAGGATCCTTGAGATACTGCAAATGCTACAACCCTCACCCCGGCCCTCTCCCTGA
- a CDS encoding YggS family pyridoxal phosphate-dependent enzyme, which yields MNDIAHNLAQVRDKISAAATRCGRASEEITLLAVSKTKPASTIAEAIEAGHRAFGENYVQEGVDKIRHFQEQGNADLQWHFIGPLQSNKSRLVAEHFDWCHTVDRLRIATRLNEQRPAELPALNVLIQINISDENSKSGIALGELDALAAEVAALPRLTLRGLMAIPAPESSYERQFAVAQQMAVAFEALKARYESVDTLSLGMSDDMEAAIAAGSTMVRIGTAIFGARDYSK from the coding sequence ATGAACGACATTGCGCATAACCTGGCACAGGTCCGGGACAAAATCTCAGCCGCCGCAACGCGTTGCGGCCGGGCTTCAGAAGAAATTACGTTGCTTGCAGTCAGCAAAACCAAGCCTGCGAGCACCATCGCAGAAGCGATTGAGGCTGGCCACCGGGCATTTGGCGAAAACTACGTGCAGGAAGGGGTGGACAAAATCCGCCACTTTCAGGAGCAGGGGAATGCAGACCTGCAGTGGCACTTTATTGGCCCGCTGCAGTCGAACAAAAGCCGGCTGGTCGCGGAGCACTTCGACTGGTGCCATACCGTCGACCGTCTGCGCATTGCCACACGTCTGAACGAGCAGCGACCGGCAGAATTGCCCGCGCTTAACGTGCTGATTCAAATTAATATCAGCGATGAAAACAGCAAATCCGGCATTGCGCTGGGGGAACTGGACGCGCTGGCGGCAGAAGTCGCCGCCCTGCCCCGCTTAACCCTGCGGGGGCTGATGGCAATTCCGGCACCTGAGTCAAGTTATGAAAGGCAGTTTGCCGTGGCACAGCAAATGGCTGTAGCATTTGAGGCGCTTAAAGCGCGCTATGAATCGGTAGACACGCTTTCTCTGGGCATGTCGGATGATATGGAAGCCGCCATCGCGGCAGGCAGCACTATGGTGCGCATCGGCACGGCAATTTTCGGTGCGCGCGACTACTCAAAATAA
- a CDS encoding YqgE/AlgH family protein: MNLQHHFLIAMPALQDPIFRRSVVYICEYNEDGAMGIIINKPLENLQVEGILDKLKIATEERLPEIRLDKPVMLGGPLAEDRGFILHTPPIFSSSIRISDNTVVTTSRDVLETLGTANQPSEVLVALGYASWEKGQLEQEILDNAWLTAPADMNILFKTPIADRWRDAAKLIGIDILTMPGVAGHA; this comes from the coding sequence ATGAATTTACAGCATCACTTTCTTATTGCCATGCCTGCTCTCCAGGACCCGATTTTCCGCCGCTCCGTAGTGTATATTTGTGAATATAATGAAGACGGCGCGATGGGGATCATCATCAACAAGCCGCTGGAAAACCTGCAGGTTGAAGGGATTCTGGACAAGCTGAAGATCGCCACTGAAGAGCGCCTGCCGGAGATCCGTCTCGATAAACCGGTAATGCTTGGCGGCCCGCTCGCTGAAGATCGTGGTTTTATCCTCCATACGCCGCCGATTTTCTCTTCCAGTATCCGCATCTCCGATAATACCGTTGTCACTACCTCTCGCGACGTGCTTGAAACGCTCGGAACCGCGAATCAGCCGTCTGAAGTGCTGGTTGCGCTGGGCTACGCCTCGTGGGAAAAAGGCCAGCTGGAACAAGAGATCCTCGATAACGCATGGCTGACGGCTCCTGCAGATATGAACATTCTGTTCAAAACCCCCATCGCCGATCGCTGGCGTGACGCGGCAAAACTGATTGGCATTGATATTCTGACCATGCCTGGCGTCGCGGGGCACGCATAA
- a CDS encoding YggL family protein produces MAKNRSRRLRKKMHIEEFQEVGFSVAWRFPEGTSVEQIDQDVDAFINEVIEPNKLAFDGSGYLAWEGLICTQEVGKCTEEHQALVRKWLEEHKLEDVRVSELFDVWWD; encoded by the coding sequence ATGGCAAAGAATCGTAGCCGTCGTCTGCGTAAAAAGATGCACATCGAAGAATTCCAGGAAGTGGGCTTCTCCGTTGCCTGGCGTTTCCCGGAAGGCACCAGCGTTGAGCAGATCGATCAGGACGTTGATGCGTTCATCAATGAGGTGATCGAGCCAAACAAGCTGGCCTTTGACGGGAGCGGCTATCTGGCCTGGGAAGGTTTGATCTGCACGCAGGAAGTCGGTAAATGCACCGAAGAACATCAGGCGCTGGTCCGCAAATGGCTTGAAGAGCACAAACTGGAAGATGTCCGCGTCAGCGAACTTTTTGACGTTTGGTGGGACTAA
- the hemW gene encoding radical SAM family heme chaperone HemW, with translation MANLPPLSLYIHIPWCVQKCPYCDFNSHALKGEVPHDDYVAHLLADLDADVPYAQGREVKTIFIGGGTPSLLSGPAMQTLLDGVRARLNLAADAEITMEANPGTVEADRFVDYQRAGVNRISIGVQSFSEPKLKRLGRIHGPEEAKRAANLATGLNLRSFNLDLMHGLPDQSLDEALDDLRQAIELNPPHLSWYQLTIEPNTLFGSRPPVLPDDDALWDIFEQGHRLLTAAGYQQYETSAYAKPGYQCQHNLNYWRFGDYLGIGCGAHGKVTFPDGRILRTAKTRHPRGYMEGRYLERQHDVEAADKPFEFFMNRFRLLEAAPRAEFVLYTGMPESVIRPQIDEALAQGYLTECDAYWQITEHGKLFLNSLLELFLAEES, from the coding sequence ATGGCTAATTTGCCACCTCTGAGTCTTTATATTCACATCCCGTGGTGCGTGCAGAAATGCCCGTACTGCGATTTCAACTCGCACGCGCTGAAGGGTGAAGTGCCGCACGATGACTACGTTGCGCATCTGCTGGCCGACCTGGACGCCGATGTACCTTACGCACAGGGACGTGAAGTTAAGACCATTTTTATTGGTGGCGGTACGCCGAGCCTGCTTTCAGGCCCGGCGATGCAAACGCTGCTGGACGGCGTGCGCGCGCGTCTGAACCTGGCGGCGGATGCTGAAATTACGATGGAGGCCAACCCCGGCACCGTTGAGGCCGACCGTTTTGTCGACTATCAGCGTGCGGGCGTGAACCGTATCTCCATTGGCGTGCAGAGCTTTAGCGAGCCGAAGCTGAAGCGTCTGGGGCGTATTCACGGCCCGGAAGAGGCAAAGCGCGCGGCGAACCTGGCAACGGGGCTTAATCTTCGCAGCTTCAACCTCGATCTGATGCACGGCCTGCCGGACCAGTCGCTCGACGAGGCGCTGGACGACCTGCGCCAGGCGATTGAACTGAACCCGCCGCACCTGTCGTGGTATCAGCTTACCATTGAGCCAAACACGCTGTTCGGCTCCCGCCCGCCGGTGCTGCCGGACGACGACGCGCTGTGGGATATCTTCGAGCAGGGCCATAGGCTTTTGACCGCTGCGGGCTATCAGCAGTACGAAACCTCCGCGTACGCGAAGCCGGGCTATCAGTGCCAGCACAACCTGAACTACTGGCGCTTTGGCGATTATCTGGGGATTGGCTGCGGCGCGCACGGCAAGGTGACCTTCCCGGACGGGCGCATTCTGCGTACCGCCAAAACCCGCCACCCGCGCGGGTATATGGAAGGCCGCTATCTTGAGCGTCAGCACGACGTCGAGGCGGCGGACAAGCCGTTTGAGTTCTTCATGAACCGCTTCCGTCTGCTGGAAGCCGCACCGCGCGCGGAGTTTGTGCTGTACACCGGGATGCCGGAGTCGGTGATCCGTCCGCAGATTGACGAGGCGCTGGCGCAGGGGTATCTGACCGAGTGCGATGCGTACTGGCAGATAACTGAGCACGGCAAGCTGTTCTTAAACTCCCTTCTTGAGCTGTTCCTCGCCGAAGAATCCTGA
- the gshB gene encoding glutathione synthase translates to MIKLGIVMDPIANINIKKDSSFAMLLEAQRRGYELHYMEMNDLYLINGEARARTRIVNVEQNYDKWYDFGAEQDIQLADLDAILMRKDPPFDTEFIYCTYILERAEEKGTLIVNKPQSLRDCNEKLYTAWFSDLTPETLVTRSKAQLKEFWQKHRDIIMKPLDGMGGASIFRVKEGDPNIGVIAETLTELGTRYCMAQNYLPAIVDGDKRVLVVDGEPVPYCLARIPQGGETRGNLAAGGRGEPRPLTESDWEIARRVGPTLKAKGLIFVGLDIIGDRLTEVNVTSPTCIREIEAEFPISITGMLMDAIEKRLQK, encoded by the coding sequence ATGATCAAGCTCGGCATCGTGATGGACCCCATCGCAAACATTAACATCAAGAAAGATTCCAGCTTCGCCATGCTGCTGGAAGCACAGCGTCGCGGCTATGAGCTCCACTATATGGAGATGAACGATCTCTACCTGATCAACGGTGAAGCCCGCGCGCGTACCCGCATCGTTAACGTCGAGCAGAACTATGACAAATGGTACGACTTCGGCGCCGAGCAGGATATCCAGCTTGCCGATCTCGATGCGATCCTGATGCGCAAAGATCCGCCTTTCGATACCGAGTTCATCTACTGCACCTATATCCTTGAGCGCGCAGAAGAGAAAGGCACGCTGATCGTCAACAAGCCGCAGAGCCTGCGCGACTGTAACGAGAAGCTCTACACCGCCTGGTTCTCAGACCTGACGCCGGAAACACTGGTAACGCGCAGCAAGGCACAGCTAAAAGAGTTCTGGCAGAAGCACCGCGATATCATCATGAAGCCGCTGGACGGCATGGGCGGCGCGTCTATCTTCCGCGTGAAGGAAGGCGACCCGAACATTGGCGTGATTGCCGAAACCCTGACCGAGCTGGGCACGCGTTACTGCATGGCGCAGAACTATCTGCCTGCTATCGTCGACGGCGATAAGCGCGTGCTGGTAGTGGATGGCGAACCGGTGCCTTACTGCCTGGCGCGTATTCCGCAGGGCGGCGAAACCCGCGGTAACCTGGCGGCCGGCGGTCGCGGTGAGCCGCGTCCACTGACCGAAAGCGACTGGGAGATTGCCCGCCGCGTTGGCCCTACGCTGAAAGCCAAAGGCCTGATCTTCGTTGGCCTGGACATCATCGGCGATCGCCTGACCGAAGTGAACGTTACCAGCCCGACCTGCATTCGTGAAATTGAAGCGGAATTCCCGATTTCGATCACCGGAATGCTGATGGACGCTATCGAAAAACGTTTACAGAAATAA
- the rsmE gene encoding 16S rRNA (uracil(1498)-N(3))-methyltransferase has protein sequence MRTPRIYHPELITAGSEIALSDEAANHVGRVLRMGAGQAIQLFDGSNQVFDAHITRADKKSVHVKVLRGDVDDRESPLHIHLGQVMSRGEKMEFTIQKSIELGVSLITPLFSERCGVKLDAERLNKKIQQWQKIAIAACEQSGRNRIPEIRPAMDLEAWCAEEESGLKLNLHPRASASINTLPLPVERVRLLIGPEGGLSADEIAMTARYQFTDILLGPRVLRTETTALTAITALQVRFGDLG, from the coding sequence ATGCGCACTCCTCGCATCTACCACCCTGAACTGATTACCGCAGGCAGCGAAATAGCCCTGTCTGATGAAGCCGCCAACCACGTTGGCCGCGTGCTGCGCATGGGCGCAGGCCAGGCAATACAGCTGTTTGACGGGTCCAATCAGGTTTTCGACGCACATATCACCCGTGCGGATAAAAAAAGCGTGCACGTTAAGGTGCTGCGCGGCGACGTGGATGACCGTGAATCGCCGCTGCACATTCACCTGGGCCAGGTGATGTCGCGCGGTGAGAAGATGGAATTCACCATTCAGAAATCCATTGAACTGGGCGTAAGCCTCATTACGCCACTTTTTTCTGAGCGCTGTGGCGTTAAACTGGACGCGGAACGTCTGAACAAGAAAATCCAGCAGTGGCAGAAAATCGCCATTGCGGCGTGTGAACAGAGCGGCCGCAACCGTATTCCGGAGATCCGTCCGGCGATGGACCTGGAAGCCTGGTGTGCGGAAGAGGAGAGCGGCCTGAAGCTCAATCTCCATCCGCGCGCCAGCGCCAGCATCAATACGCTGCCGCTGCCCGTCGAGCGCGTACGCCTGCTGATTGGCCCGGAAGGCGGCCTGTCGGCTGACGAAATTGCGATGACGGCACGCTACCAGTTTACTGATATTCTGTTGGGACCTCGCGTTCTGCGCACTGAGACAACGGCACTCACAGCCATTACCGCGCTACAGGTACGGTTTGGCGATCTGGGTTGA
- a CDS encoding XTP/dITP diphosphatase: MQNVVLATGNAGKVRELASLLNDFGLDVMAQTELGVESAEETGLTFIENAILKARHAAQVTGLPAIADDSGLAVDFLGGAPGIYSARYSGVDATDRQNLEKLLVALKDVPDEQRTAQFHCVLVYMRHADDPTPIVCHGSWPGVITREAAGNGGFGYDPIFFVPTEGKTAAELTREEKSAISHRGRALKLLLEALRNG; this comes from the coding sequence ATGCAGAACGTTGTTCTCGCTACCGGTAACGCCGGTAAAGTGCGCGAGCTTGCCTCGCTGTTAAATGATTTTGGGCTGGACGTGATGGCGCAGACCGAGCTTGGCGTCGAGTCCGCCGAAGAGACGGGCCTGACGTTTATCGAGAACGCGATCCTGAAAGCGCGCCATGCTGCACAGGTCACCGGCCTGCCTGCAATTGCCGACGACTCCGGCCTGGCCGTGGATTTTCTCGGCGGCGCGCCGGGCATTTACTCTGCACGCTATTCCGGCGTAGACGCAACCGACCGGCAGAATCTGGAAAAGCTGCTTGTCGCGCTGAAAGATGTGCCTGACGAACAGCGCACCGCGCAGTTCCACTGCGTGCTGGTTTATATGCGTCACGCAGACGACCCGACGCCGATCGTCTGCCACGGCAGCTGGCCGGGCGTGATTACCCGCGAAGCGGCTGGCAACGGCGGCTTTGGCTACGACCCGATCTTCTTTGTCCCGACCGAGGGCAAAACCGCCGCGGAGCTGACCCGCGAAGAAAAAAGCGCGATTTCCCATCGTGGACGCGCACTGAAACTGTTACTGGAAGCGTTACGTAATGGCTAA
- a CDS encoding type IV pilus twitching motility protein PilT has protein sequence MDVEEIVALSVKHNVSDLHLCSDSPPRWRRLGRLEPAPFPPPDVDALLKAWLNDEQQGAWWANGQVDFAVTLAGNQRLRGSAFTHMKGVSIVLRLLPLACPQLSTLGVPRAIPELLSNDSGLILVTGATGSGKSTTLAAMVDFLNHHTDGHILTLEDPVEFMYQSERCLIQQREVGQHSPSFAEALRGALREDPDVILLGELRDSETIRLALTAAETGHLVLATLHTRGASQAIERLVDTFPAQEKDPVRNQLAGSLRAVLAQKLRQDVQGGRVALYELLVNTPAAANLIREGKTWQLPGIIQTGQQAGMQNFEQSLAERRAQGRL, from the coding sequence ATGGATGTGGAAGAAATTGTGGCCCTTAGTGTAAAGCATAACGTCTCCGATCTACACCTGTGCAGTGATTCGCCTCCGCGCTGGCGCAGATTAGGCCGGCTCGAACCGGCACCCTTTCCGCCCCCCGATGTCGACGCGCTATTAAAAGCGTGGCTCAACGACGAACAGCAGGGGGCATGGTGGGCAAACGGGCAGGTGGATTTTGCCGTCACCCTCGCAGGCAATCAGCGTCTTCGCGGCAGTGCGTTTACGCACATGAAGGGCGTGTCGATCGTCTTGCGACTGTTGCCGCTCGCCTGTCCACAGCTTTCAACCTTGGGTGTCCCCCGGGCGATCCCGGAGCTGCTCTCAAATGACAGCGGCCTGATACTGGTCACGGGCGCGACCGGCAGCGGTAAATCGACCACCCTCGCCGCTATGGTCGATTTCCTCAACCACCATACTGACGGGCATATTCTGACGCTCGAAGATCCGGTTGAGTTTATGTATCAGAGTGAGCGTTGCCTGATCCAGCAGCGGGAGGTAGGCCAGCATAGCCCGTCCTTTGCCGAGGCGCTGCGTGGTGCGCTGCGTGAAGATCCGGATGTCATCCTGCTGGGTGAGCTACGCGACAGTGAGACGATCCGCCTGGCGCTGACGGCGGCAGAGACCGGGCATCTGGTGCTCGCGACCCTGCACACGCGCGGAGCGTCGCAGGCCATAGAGCGGCTGGTGGACACCTTCCCGGCGCAGGAGAAAGATCCGGTGCGTAATCAGCTGGCAGGCAGCCTGAGAGCGGTTCTGGCGCAAAAGCTGCGTCAGGACGTACAGGGCGGGCGCGTGGCGCTTTATGAACTGTTGGTGAACACCCCGGCGGCGGCAAACCTGATCCGCGAAGGCAAAACGTGGCAGCTTCCCGGCATCATTCAGACCGGCCAGCAGGCGGGAATGCAAAACTTTGAGCAGAGCCTGGCAGAGCGGCGGGCGCAGGGGCGGCTATAG